A genomic window from Sulfurospirillum diekertiae includes:
- a CDS encoding AraC family transcriptional regulator, which yields MRRKETNLTHSKLANDLLNYINNHIETQINIDELAAEFGLSKFHFHRIFKEQTGSNIYETIRSVRLQKASNLLITNKYSTITQIANMCGYSSQTSFIRVFKERFSQTPKLWRNGGYKAYSNAILSGTCNALLTHTDFSHLEAKIVKTKPKSVYYIRQKGYNRQAVQIWQKMMAWVYTNEIEQYEQIAIYHDNPIITPLHECSYVACIAPMDGKKLKNTSLPIFEMYDGLCATFEVEGQYNDMLKLIQWVYHEWLPESGYEAITIPSYTIFEKNHFLSDDGLFKCTYYLPVKYV from the coding sequence ATGCGACGAAAAGAGACCAATCTAACGCATAGTAAATTAGCCAATGATCTGCTCAATTACATCAATAATCATATTGAAACGCAGATCAATATTGACGAGTTGGCGGCTGAGTTTGGGTTGAGCAAATTTCACTTTCACCGCATTTTTAAAGAGCAAACGGGTAGCAACATCTACGAAACGATTCGCTCTGTCAGATTGCAAAAAGCGTCCAATCTACTCATCACAAACAAATACTCAACCATCACGCAAATCGCCAATATGTGTGGGTATAGCTCCCAAACTTCATTTATTCGGGTGTTTAAAGAGCGCTTTTCCCAAACCCCAAAACTGTGGCGCAATGGCGGCTACAAAGCGTACTCCAATGCCATTTTAAGTGGCACATGTAATGCCTTACTCACCCATACCGACTTTTCACATTTGGAAGCCAAAATAGTCAAAACAAAACCCAAAAGTGTTTACTACATCAGGCAAAAAGGTTACAACCGTCAAGCGGTACAAATATGGCAAAAGATGATGGCTTGGGTTTATACCAACGAGATAGAGCAGTACGAGCAGATCGCCATCTACCATGACAATCCCATCATTACACCACTTCACGAATGTTCTTACGTAGCGTGCATTGCGCCCATGGATGGCAAAAAATTGAAAAATACGAGCTTACCTATTTTTGAGATGTACGATGGACTTTGCGCAACGTTTGAGGTAGAGGGGCAATACAACGATATGCTTAAACTCATTCAATGGGTTTACCACGAATGGCTTCCTGAGAGCGGATATGAAGCGATCACGATTCCCTCATACACTATCTTTGAAAAGAATCATTTTTTAAGTGATGATGGACTTTTTAAGTGTACGTACTATCTGCCGGTGAAGTATGTTTAG
- a CDS encoding alpha/beta fold hydrolase — protein sequence MAITDYFKGFERKMIDVGDNVQINTLIGGKGEEVILLLHGHPESYLIWRDIAPELAKKYTVVATDLRGYGNSSKPKGLPDHSNYSKRVMAQDQVSVMQKLGFSKFHIVGHDRGARVCHRLMLDHPEKVLTCSMMDILPTLDMYEQTNREFATKYWHWFFYIQAYDFPERFLGADPEYFIRNNLLKKATPEAQKNFPEDVLQEYIRHYSNPATVHGISEDYRASNTIDLEHDKIDRPFTIKTPLLVLWGANGVVGNIWNVLEGWQKYACDVQGFGVENCGHFVPEEKPKVVVEALLKFLEEKKIK from the coding sequence ATGGCTATAACGGATTATTTCAAAGGGTTTGAGCGAAAAATGATCGACGTGGGTGATAATGTACAGATCAACACCCTCATCGGTGGTAAGGGTGAAGAGGTCATTTTACTGCTGCATGGGCATCCTGAAAGTTACCTCATCTGGCGAGACATTGCCCCTGAGCTTGCCAAAAAATATACCGTTGTTGCCACTGACCTTAGAGGCTATGGCAATAGCTCCAAACCCAAAGGCTTGCCTGATCACTCTAACTACTCTAAACGTGTGATGGCACAAGACCAAGTGAGCGTGATGCAAAAACTAGGCTTTTCAAAGTTTCACATTGTGGGGCACGATCGAGGTGCGCGAGTATGTCACCGCCTCATGCTTGACCATCCTGAAAAAGTACTCACCTGCTCGATGATGGACATACTCCCAACGCTCGACATGTACGAACAGACCAATCGTGAGTTTGCAACCAAATACTGGCACTGGTTTTTCTACATCCAAGCATATGACTTTCCTGAGCGTTTTTTGGGAGCTGATCCTGAGTATTTCATCCGCAACAATCTCCTCAAAAAAGCCACACCTGAGGCGCAAAAAAACTTTCCTGAAGATGTCTTGCAAGAGTACATTCGCCATTACAGTAATCCGGCAACCGTGCATGGCATTAGCGAAGATTATAGAGCATCAAATACCATTGACCTAGAACACGATAAAATCGACAGACCTTTTACCATCAAAACACCTCTCCTCGTTCTTTGGGGAGCCAATGGCGTGGTTGGCAATATCTGGAATGTCTTAGAAGGCTGGCAAAAATACGCCTGCGACGTTCAAGGCTTTGGGGTAGAAAATTGCGGGCATTTTGTACCGGAAGAGAAACCAAAGGTTGTAGTAGAAGCGTTGTTGAAATTTTTGGAAGAGAAAAAAATAAAGTAG
- a CDS encoding DMT family transporter: MSNEFKAHVMVLLATFLVAGSFILSKKLAGIVHPISLTLLRFTIATFVLAPFVLFYAKKRALIFSTFPRAMLISFFYVLYFLLFFKALEYTDALSTGTLYTLVPLVTATLCIFFFRDRIPLKQLFIYICGIIGTLIVVFKGDIQLLLRFSLGQGEFIFLGAVVSMALYSIFMKIVHKKEDDMSVLVLMTLLSGTFWLLGAKVLWNIPLEWQNLSIKDLGYLLYLSVIATFITAYLYQRGTVLIGPKKVMAYIYLSPASIALLLYFFEGATLSAEVCVGIAISTIATFLLLK; the protein is encoded by the coding sequence ATGTCAAACGAATTCAAAGCTCATGTGATGGTACTTCTTGCGACATTTTTGGTCGCAGGTTCCTTCATCCTCTCCAAAAAACTTGCAGGTATTGTTCACCCTATTTCACTCACCTTGCTTCGTTTTACGATTGCAACTTTTGTCCTTGCACCGTTTGTTCTTTTTTATGCGAAAAAACGCGCTCTCATTTTTTCAACATTTCCAAGGGCTATGCTTATTAGCTTTTTTTATGTGCTCTATTTTCTTCTATTTTTCAAGGCATTAGAGTACACCGATGCGCTAAGTACCGGTACACTTTACACGCTTGTTCCCCTTGTCACCGCAACTTTATGTATCTTTTTCTTTCGTGATCGCATCCCTTTAAAGCAACTCTTTATCTACATCTGCGGTATCATCGGTACACTCATCGTCGTTTTCAAAGGTGACATACAGCTCCTTTTACGTTTTTCACTCGGGCAAGGTGAATTCATCTTTTTGGGTGCTGTTGTGAGCATGGCGCTTTACTCCATTTTTATGAAGATTGTCCACAAAAAAGAGGATGATATGAGTGTGCTTGTTTTGATGACACTTTTAAGTGGTACGTTTTGGCTTTTAGGTGCCAAAGTGTTGTGGAACATTCCATTAGAATGGCAGAACCTTAGTATAAAAGACCTAGGTTATTTGCTCTACCTCTCAGTAATCGCTACGTTTATCACAGCATATTTGTACCAACGAGGTACAGTTCTTATTGGTCCTAAAAAAGTTATGGCGTATATCTATCTTAGCCCTGCAAGCATCGCGTTACTCCTTTATTTTTTTGAAGGTGCAACACTTTCAGCGGAAGTGTGTGTTGGCATTGCCATTTCTACCATTGCAACATTTTTATTGTTAAAATGA
- a CDS encoding Crp/Fnr family transcriptional regulator, which produces MENEARYYEQFYEILNRYSPISDDAFELLKPHLKLKCIPKGTLLQDNYTPAAHAIYFICKGLLRTYYLHEQSTIYTKNLFMENYFSASVVSLLSGENSYLCIQALEPSTIIEINYEGYRHLIDTHDAFKNFYIRYLEQNWIIEKEKK; this is translated from the coding sequence ATGGAGAATGAGGCACGCTATTATGAACAGTTTTATGAAATTCTAAACCGTTATTCGCCCATTAGTGATGATGCATTCGAACTCCTTAAACCCCATCTCAAACTCAAGTGCATACCAAAAGGGACGTTACTTCAAGACAACTACACACCAGCAGCACATGCGATCTATTTTATTTGCAAAGGATTGTTGCGCACGTATTATCTTCATGAGCAAAGCACGATCTACACCAAAAATCTCTTTATGGAAAACTACTTTTCTGCCTCAGTTGTTTCGCTTTTAAGTGGTGAAAATTCCTATTTGTGCATTCAGGCATTAGAGCCAAGTACCATCATCGAAATTAATTATGAAGGCTATCGTCATCTTATTGATACGCACGATGCTTTTAAAAACTTTTATATCCGCTACCTTGAGCAAAATTGGATCATTGAAAAAGAAAAAAAATGA
- a CDS encoding DMT family transporter: MAALIALGLVSGLFFSSTFVLNRLMSLEGGHWVWSASLRYVFMILFLLIVIRLFQGRKTVVALLKLYVEHWLFWTVAGSIGFGCFYALLCFSADYAPGWVIAATWQLTIIASLFVLMFFGRVFPKRIWVFSTIVVVGVGLINTSHITTFHFVEFAKGAFPVLIAAFCYPFGNQLVWESKHGHKHFPKIDSPLLENAFNKVLLLSLGSLPFWIVLVLFIDPPMPSMGQVLNTSLVALLSGLVATTLFLLARHQAHTSSELAAVDATQSSEVIFALLGEMLFLGTALPNAQAWLGIILVFIGLGFFIYFQEKECAIHD; encoded by the coding sequence ATGGCAGCATTGATCGCTCTTGGTTTGGTATCGGGTCTTTTTTTTAGCTCTACTTTTGTGCTCAATCGTTTGATGAGTTTAGAAGGAGGGCATTGGGTCTGGTCAGCATCACTGCGTTATGTTTTTATGATACTGTTTTTACTCATCGTCATTCGCCTTTTTCAGGGGCGTAAAACAGTTGTAGCGCTTTTGAAACTTTATGTGGAACATTGGCTTTTTTGGACGGTGGCGGGAAGTATCGGCTTTGGGTGTTTTTACGCTCTTTTGTGTTTTAGTGCCGATTATGCACCGGGTTGGGTCATTGCGGCAACTTGGCAGTTGACCATTATCGCTTCATTGTTTGTTTTGATGTTTTTTGGTAGGGTATTTCCTAAGCGCATTTGGGTCTTTTCAACGATTGTTGTGGTAGGAGTTGGTCTTATCAACACGTCTCATATCACGACCTTTCACTTTGTGGAGTTTGCAAAAGGTGCTTTTCCTGTATTGATTGCGGCGTTTTGCTATCCGTTTGGTAATCAGCTTGTTTGGGAGTCCAAACATGGGCATAAACATTTTCCTAAAATTGACTCACCTTTGTTGGAGAATGCTTTTAACAAAGTCTTACTCCTCTCTTTAGGTTCGTTGCCTTTTTGGATTGTCTTGGTTCTTTTTATTGATCCACCGATGCCTTCAATGGGGCAAGTGCTCAATACTTCTTTAGTGGCACTTCTTTCAGGTTTAGTGGCGACCACACTTTTTTTATTGGCACGTCATCAGGCGCATACGTCCAGCGAACTTGCCGCTGTCGATGCAACCCAATCCAGTGAGGTGATCTTTGCTCTTTTAGGCGAGATGCTTTTTTTAGGTACAGCGCTACCCAATGCACAAGCATGGCTAGGTATCATTTTAGTTTTTATTGGGCTTGGATTTTTTATCTATTTTCAGGAAAAAGAGTGTGCTATTCACGATTGA
- a CDS encoding GGDEF domain-containing protein: MITLAKNIQYFVDIIVAKSSCQDKTELSRLNHYVWITLLMAPVALGTSAYNAYIHNFTLSFLVILFSTHLIGSLVFIPKMKETSLIYHISNLLYAFLILYMIFNATDTDNSRILWAYVYPIGTIFLFGNRLGFLYSCVLLGMIIGLFGIVPEIHTTYSIPFQVRFSVTYMTVAFISSWVEYHRSRYQQESMKSHKALFLEQMNLKEEIGQRIELEKELQYLAQTDTLTGLHNRRYFLEVAEQEFTRAVRYNGSICFAVLDVDQFKSINDTLGHPIGDAVLKALAKHCLKSLRDTDIMARIGGEEFAFLLLHVNEEQARAKMETLNKELSSLEIPYDEGKILNFTVSIGLAMYTPEIKRLDELYIKADAKLYEAKDAGRNCVR; encoded by the coding sequence ATGATTACACTTGCCAAAAACATTCAGTATTTTGTTGATATTATCGTTGCCAAATCATCATGTCAGGACAAAACGGAACTTTCAAGACTCAATCATTATGTTTGGATTACCCTTTTGATGGCACCAGTAGCACTAGGAACGAGCGCTTACAATGCTTATATCCACAATTTTACATTGTCTTTTTTGGTGATTCTCTTTTCCACACATCTTATCGGATCGTTAGTCTTTATTCCTAAGATGAAAGAGACATCTTTAATCTATCATATTTCCAACTTACTTTATGCTTTTTTAATTCTCTATATGATTTTCAATGCTACCGATACAGACAACTCACGTATTCTTTGGGCATATGTTTATCCTATTGGAACCATATTTTTATTTGGCAATCGTCTTGGTTTTTTGTACAGTTGTGTGCTTTTAGGCATGATCATTGGACTGTTTGGCATTGTCCCCGAAATTCATACGACGTATAGCATTCCTTTTCAAGTGCGTTTTAGTGTTACTTATATGACCGTTGCATTTATTAGTAGTTGGGTTGAGTATCATCGTTCACGTTATCAACAAGAGTCTATGAAAAGCCACAAAGCACTTTTTTTAGAGCAAATGAATCTCAAAGAAGAGATAGGACAACGTATTGAATTAGAAAAAGAACTGCAATACCTCGCCCAAACCGATACCTTAACAGGTCTCCATAACCGTCGGTATTTTCTCGAAGTAGCCGAACAAGAGTTTACACGCGCTGTACGTTACAACGGTTCTATCTGCTTTGCGGTTCTTGATGTGGATCAGTTTAAGAGTATTAACGATACCTTAGGACACCCTATAGGCGATGCTGTATTAAAAGCGCTTGCCAAGCACTGTTTAAAAAGTTTGCGCGACACAGACATTATGGCTCGTATTGGTGGTGAAGAGTTTGCCTTTTTACTTTTACATGTAAACGAAGAGCAAGCCAGAGCTAAGATGGAAACCTTGAACAAAGAGCTGAGCAGCCTTGAAATACCTTATGATGAAGGCAAAATTCTCAATTTCACTGTCAGCATTGGTTTAGCGATGTATACCCCTGAAATTAAAAGGCTTGATGAGCTTTACATCAAAGCCGATGCAAAACTCTATGAAGCAAAAGATGCGGGTCGTAATTGTGTTCGTTAA
- a CDS encoding D-amino-acid transaminase: MSSIVFLNGDFCKEEDAKVSIFDRGYLFGDGIYEVVPVINGKVIDKAPFFERFEGSMSKIGLKAPFCKTEIITILDTLIAKNDIVEGGIYMQVTRGVAPREFYFPENTPTTFMAFTFKKEVINHPLAEIGVKVVSCADIRWKRRDIKSISLLGQVLAKEEVHQKGAYEGWMVEDGFVTEGTSSAAFIIKNGVIITRPLSHAILPSIRRKVLMEITHTHGIKVEERLFSIEEALNADEAFMASATVFLLPIIEIDGKPIGSGKPGEMVKKLRALYVEAALKEANA, encoded by the coding sequence ATGAGCAGTATTGTTTTTTTAAACGGAGATTTTTGTAAAGAGGAAGATGCGAAAGTATCTATTTTTGATCGTGGTTACCTTTTTGGTGATGGTATCTACGAAGTGGTACCTGTTATCAATGGTAAAGTGATTGACAAAGCGCCTTTCTTTGAGCGTTTTGAAGGAAGTATGAGCAAAATTGGTCTTAAAGCACCTTTTTGTAAAACAGAGATTATTACCATCTTAGATACGTTGATTGCAAAGAATGACATCGTCGAAGGTGGTATTTATATGCAAGTCACACGTGGTGTTGCACCTCGTGAATTTTATTTCCCTGAAAATACCCCAACAACGTTTATGGCGTTTACCTTTAAAAAAGAGGTTATCAACCATCCTCTTGCAGAAATTGGTGTGAAGGTTGTCAGTTGTGCGGACATTAGGTGGAAAAGACGTGACATCAAGTCTATTTCACTCTTAGGTCAAGTCTTGGCAAAAGAAGAAGTCCACCAAAAAGGCGCATATGAGGGTTGGATGGTTGAAGATGGTTTTGTCACAGAAGGAACGTCTTCTGCGGCATTTATCATTAAAAATGGCGTGATTATCACACGTCCACTTTCTCATGCTATTTTGCCAAGTATTCGTCGTAAAGTGTTGATGGAAATCACGCATACCCATGGTATCAAAGTCGAAGAGCGTCTCTTTAGCATTGAAGAAGCACTCAATGCCGATGAAGCGTTTATGGCAAGTGCAACCGTTTTCCTTCTTCCGATCATTGAGATTGATGGTAAGCCTATCGGTAGCGGAAAACCTGGTGAAATGGTTAAAAAACTTCGTGCATTGTATGTCGAAGCCGCTCTTAAAGAAGCTAACGCGTAA
- the pdxR gene encoding MocR-like pyridoxine biosynthesis transcription factor PdxR: MYVLDKESNKPLYLQLYEAMKKEIVTTLKYGDKLPSIRNVASQYSISKNTAELAYKQLYTEGYIESAPQSGYFVADMPLEQDPPIKTIYMLNTKTSPSIRYDFIPARLTPDAFPLKLWKRLFIKAMGAELDFGAYGDRQGEIGLREEIARYLMQSRGVNCDAGHVIICGGFADSMHILATLLKKQCSHIAIEHPGFPIVRSLFNDYGYTTVPIHVDQDGLVIDELEVSPSNLVYITPSHQYPTGVSMPIRNRIRLLNWSKQIGGIIIEDDYDSELRYQNRPIPSLQGLDKDDRVIYVGTFSKSLSPALRVSYLVLPHRYLDKYKMLFLTRHQRCSVSLSTQKTLELFMAGGHWERHLRKIRTLNRKKHDVMKETLQKTFGSMIEIISEGGGLAILMRPTHTINLNVLRQNALEKGIKLYLASDYYGNDWEAIRMGFGGLSETEIREGVALLKEVWMNTLEKKDQN, encoded by the coding sequence ATGTATGTTTTAGACAAAGAAAGCAATAAGCCGCTCTATTTGCAACTCTACGAAGCCATGAAAAAAGAGATTGTAACGACGCTAAAATATGGCGACAAACTCCCCTCAATTAGAAACGTCGCTTCGCAATATTCCATTAGTAAAAACACGGCTGAGTTGGCGTACAAACAACTTTACACGGAAGGATATATCGAAAGTGCGCCCCAAAGTGGGTATTTTGTTGCCGATATGCCTTTAGAACAAGACCCGCCAATCAAAACAATTTACATGCTCAACACAAAAACATCGCCTTCGATACGTTATGATTTTATTCCCGCAAGACTGACGCCTGATGCGTTTCCCTTAAAACTCTGGAAGCGGCTTTTTATCAAAGCGATGGGAGCGGAGCTTGATTTTGGAGCGTACGGCGATAGACAAGGTGAAATCGGCCTTCGTGAAGAGATAGCACGCTATTTGATGCAGTCGCGTGGCGTAAACTGCGATGCTGGACATGTCATTATTTGTGGCGGTTTTGCCGATTCGATGCACATTTTAGCGACGCTTTTAAAAAAACAATGTAGCCATATTGCGATTGAACATCCGGGTTTTCCGATTGTCCGTTCTCTCTTTAATGATTATGGTTATACCACGGTGCCCATTCATGTCGATCAAGATGGTTTAGTCATCGATGAGCTTGAAGTATCGCCTTCAAATCTGGTTTACATCACGCCCTCGCATCAATACCCAACGGGAGTGAGCATGCCCATTCGTAACCGCATACGACTTCTGAATTGGTCAAAACAAATAGGAGGCATCATCATTGAAGATGATTACGACAGCGAACTGCGGTATCAAAATCGCCCGATTCCATCGCTCCAAGGCTTAGATAAGGACGATAGAGTCATTTATGTCGGAACCTTTTCCAAGTCGCTCTCCCCTGCCCTTCGTGTCAGTTATCTAGTCCTTCCACATCGGTATCTTGATAAGTATAAAATGTTATTTCTTACCCGTCACCAACGCTGTTCCGTGTCGCTTTCAACGCAAAAAACTTTAGAACTTTTTATGGCGGGTGGACATTGGGAGAGGCACTTGCGCAAAATTCGCACGCTCAATCGCAAAAAACACGACGTGATGAAAGAAACCCTGCAAAAGACGTTTGGCTCAATGATTGAAATCATCAGCGAAGGCGGAGGACTAGCCATTTTGATGCGCCCCACGCACACAATTAATTTAAATGTTTTAAGACAAAACGCTTTAGAAAAAGGCATAAAACTCTATCTTGCGAGTGATTATTACGGAAACGATTGGGAAGCTATCCGCATGGGATTTGGAGGATTGAGCGAAACAGAAATCCGCGAAGGAGTCGCACTTTTAAAAGAAGTATGGATGAACACACTAGAAAAAAAAGATCAAAATTAA
- a CDS encoding pyridoxamine 5'-phosphate oxidase family protein, translating into MRRAEFEVNDPKLLEELLSSCEYGTLCLIDGDEPYSVPLNFVWHDGCICFHGSKEGRKMDTMAKNTNASFSVVKPLSLIPSYFSNTRSACPATQLFISAHFSGHVESIDDAQQKCDVLNALMQKLQPDGKYDVIEVENPMYKKAIETIGIVQLSPKSISLKIKAGQNLNAERKALLIEKLRERGEALDILSIELIGQMS; encoded by the coding sequence ATGCGACGAGCAGAATTTGAAGTAAACGACCCAAAACTCTTAGAAGAACTCTTATCGAGCTGTGAGTATGGAACGCTGTGTTTGATTGATGGTGATGAGCCTTACAGTGTACCACTGAATTTTGTATGGCATGATGGGTGCATCTGCTTTCATGGTTCAAAAGAAGGACGTAAGATGGACACAATGGCAAAAAATACAAACGCAAGTTTTAGTGTGGTGAAGCCTCTGTCTTTAATTCCTTCGTATTTTAGCAATACCCGCTCCGCTTGTCCTGCCACGCAACTGTTTATCTCTGCGCATTTTTCAGGTCATGTGGAAAGTATAGACGATGCGCAACAAAAGTGCGATGTTCTGAATGCGCTCATGCAAAAATTGCAACCAGATGGAAAATACGATGTGATTGAAGTCGAAAATCCCATGTATAAAAAAGCTATAGAGACGATAGGTATTGTTCAATTAAGTCCAAAATCTATCTCATTAAAAATCAAAGCAGGGCAAAATTTGAATGCAGAACGCAAGGCGTTGTTGATCGAAAAATTGCGTGAACGTGGAGAAGCTCTTGATATACTGAGTATTGAGCTTATAGGACAGATGAGTTAA
- a CDS encoding GNAT family N-acetyltransferase, translating into MKTERLRLRDINREDSQTLYELIFSDKDVIKYTFGKDHISEQNIYEYVKQIGLKVLENNSTKAIIGLAGVLPCSYLQEDDYEFGFILAKRFWGLGYASEIGKAQIESIKNSLFKNRAIATVYPENVASIKCLEKLGLKYEKTILTNRGERLVYLLNFK; encoded by the coding sequence ATGAAAACAGAAAGATTAAGACTACGAGACATCAATCGAGAAGATAGCCAAACGTTATATGAACTTATTTTTAGTGATAAAGATGTCATCAAATATACTTTTGGAAAAGATCATATTTCAGAACAAAATATATATGAGTATGTCAAACAAATAGGCTTAAAAGTTTTAGAAAACAATAGTACAAAAGCAATCATTGGTTTAGCAGGTGTTCTACCGTGTTCTTATTTGCAAGAAGATGACTATGAATTCGGTTTTATCTTAGCAAAAAGATTTTGGGGACTAGGCTATGCAAGTGAAATTGGTAAAGCTCAAATTGAATCAATCAAAAATTCTTTATTTAAAAACAGAGCGATTGCAACAGTGTATCCTGAAAATGTTGCTTCTATCAAATGCTTAGAAAAGCTTGGACTCAAATACGAAAAAACTATTTTGACAAATAGAGGAGAGAGGTTAGTCTACCTCTTGAATTTTAAGTAG
- a CDS encoding sensor domain-containing diguanylate cyclase: MKSQILSIFVLCVLFIPMQTDGEEKSPFPLRLTFFMYNNSMKKTYTHQTINDADFTLNHILDISNQGFWDWNITTGHVYRSIGWFHMLGYDYDTCKNDVFTWEDIIHQDDYPHVMAHFEAYVTGKSDVYQIIYRCRKCDGSYLWIEDSGKIVQRKEDGSVLRMIGAHTNIHEAKHLRDSLIQKNKLLANDNAQLEMLVKERTKELNEINEKLNLQIEEAHYNASHDVLTSLLNRREFERLLDKEIDRARRYMYPLSIVLMDIDNFKTINDQYGHKKGDQALMDMSAFVKKMIRSSDVLARWGGEEFMIIFPESNLATTVEKVELIRKEIVQNLFAENLNMTCSFGVTTYQSEDTKDSIFLRCDQLLYMAKNANKNNVQS; the protein is encoded by the coding sequence TTGAAAAGTCAAATCCTGAGCATTTTTGTTTTGTGTGTTCTTTTCATACCGATGCAAACAGATGGTGAAGAAAAGAGTCCATTTCCCCTTCGCTTGACATTTTTTATGTATAATAATTCCATGAAAAAGACATATACGCATCAAACCATCAATGACGCTGATTTTACATTAAATCATATTCTGGATATTTCAAATCAAGGCTTTTGGGATTGGAATATCACTACAGGGCATGTTTATCGTAGTATTGGTTGGTTTCATATGTTAGGATATGACTATGATACATGCAAAAATGATGTTTTTACATGGGAAGATATTATTCATCAAGATGACTATCCTCATGTTATGGCTCATTTTGAAGCATATGTTACGGGTAAAAGTGATGTATACCAAATCATATATCGATGTCGAAAATGCGATGGTTCATACTTATGGATAGAAGACAGTGGAAAAATTGTGCAAAGAAAAGAAGATGGCAGTGTCCTTCGCATGATTGGTGCGCATACGAACATCCATGAAGCTAAACATTTAAGAGATAGTTTGATTCAAAAAAATAAACTTTTAGCCAATGATAATGCTCAACTTGAAATGCTCGTTAAAGAGCGAACAAAAGAGCTCAATGAAATCAATGAAAAACTTAATTTACAGATAGAAGAAGCCCATTATAACGCCTCTCATGATGTTCTAACATCTTTATTGAACAGACGAGAATTTGAACGACTCTTGGATAAAGAGATTGATCGGGCTAGACGGTATATGTACCCGCTGAGTATAGTGCTCATGGATATTGATAATTTTAAAACGATTAATGATCAATATGGTCACAAGAAAGGTGATCAGGCATTGATGGATATGAGTGCTTTTGTAAAAAAGATGATTCGAAGTAGTGACGTGTTGGCAAGGTGGGGTGGTGAAGAGTTTATGATCATTTTTCCCGAAAGTAATCTTGCCACAACCGTAGAAAAAGTGGAATTGATTCGAAAAGAAATTGTTCAAAATCTCTTTGCAGAAAATCTCAATATGACATGTAGTTTTGGAGTAACCACCTATCAAAGTGAAGATACCAAAGATAGCATCTTTTTACGATGTGATCAATTACTCTATATGGCAAAAAATGCCAATAAAAATAACGTGCAATCTTAA
- a CDS encoding DUF4160 domain-containing protein, which translates to MNTEDFFLQLCDGIYRAEERAQKERKRELFGNQFVPEFLVMRQDKVRVEIRKENVSHNAPHLHIVHSDKIDVSISLIDFSILAGKIDSKTKKHFLSLLVPKQKQLNAIWQELNEKDNSVGAEKLISNLRF; encoded by the coding sequence ATGAATACTGAAGATTTTTTTCTTCAACTGTGTGATGGAATTTATCGTGCAGAAGAAAGAGCGCAAAAAGAACGAAAACGTGAATTATTTGGTAATCAATTTGTTCCAGAATTTCTCGTGATGCGGCAAGACAAAGTACGTGTTGAAATTCGTAAAGAAAATGTCAGCCACAATGCTCCGCATCTTCATATAGTTCACTCTGATAAAATTGATGTTTCAATTAGTCTTATTGATTTTTCAATTCTTGCTGGCAAGATTGACAGTAAAACAAAAAAGCATTTCTTGAGCCTTCTTGTACCAAAACAAAAACAGTTGAATGCAATATGGCAAGAGTTAAATGAAAAAGACAATTCAGTTGGAGCCGAAAAGCTAATTAGTAATCTCAGGTTCTAA